One Malus domestica chromosome 11, GDT2T_hap1 genomic region harbors:
- the LOC114819442 gene encoding heavy metal-associated isoprenylated plant protein 16-like isoform X1, translating into MKQKIVMKVQLTSERCRTKALKIAAVAKGVSTVSIQVEKEHVEVIGDEVDAVDLAKSLKKKLGFATIVSVEEVKKPEEKPAEQPEPIQWASNYIHYPQYPAVQYYYDGSYRW; encoded by the exons ATGAAG CAAAAGATAGTCATGAAGGTGCAGCTGACCTCCGAGAGATGCAGAACCAAGGCCTTGAAGATTGCTGCAGTTGCCAAAG GTGTGAGCACGGTGTCCATACAAGTAGAGAAAGAGCATGTTGAGGTGATCGGAGACGAAGTTGATGCAGTTGACTTGGCTAAatcattgaagaagaagcttggCTTTGCCACCATAGTAAGTGTTGAAGAAGTGAAAAAACCGGAAGAAAAACCAGCTGAGCAGCCTGAGCCAATTCAATGGGCATCAAACTATATTCACTATCCACAGTATCCAGCTGTGCAGTACTACTATGATGGATCCTACAGATGGTAA
- the LOC114819442 gene encoding heavy metal-associated isoprenylated plant protein 16-like isoform X2 encodes MQQKIVMKVQLTSERCRTKALKIAAVAKGVSTVSIQVEKEHVEVIGDEVDAVDLAKSLKKKLGFATIVSVEEVKKPEEKPAEQPEPIQWASNYIHYPQYPAVQYYYDGSYRW; translated from the exons ATGCAGCAAAAGATAGTCATGAAGGTGCAGCTGACCTCCGAGAGATGCAGAACCAAGGCCTTGAAGATTGCTGCAGTTGCCAAAG GTGTGAGCACGGTGTCCATACAAGTAGAGAAAGAGCATGTTGAGGTGATCGGAGACGAAGTTGATGCAGTTGACTTGGCTAAatcattgaagaagaagcttggCTTTGCCACCATAGTAAGTGTTGAAGAAGTGAAAAAACCGGAAGAAAAACCAGCTGAGCAGCCTGAGCCAATTCAATGGGCATCAAACTATATTCACTATCCACAGTATCCAGCTGTGCAGTACTACTATGATGGATCCTACAGATGGTAA